A window of the Rhodoferax sp. GW822-FHT02A01 genome harbors these coding sequences:
- a CDS encoding lipid-binding SYLF domain-containing protein, with protein sequence MQTPSTRRNFHRIMVVTASSLLLGAVGLPALAETGEDLNAEAQRALNALYSAHPEAQRLAKGAHAVLVFPKIIKAGLVFGGSYGEGVMTREGKFYGYYNSVSASWGWQAGAESYGYVVFLMNDKAVNYLDKTNGWEIGVGPSVVVVNEGVAKNISSSTIKDDAYAYIFDQQGLMASLSIEGTKITRIQKK encoded by the coding sequence ATGCAGACTCCATCTACACGCCGCAATTTCCACCGCATCATGGTCGTTACCGCATCGTCTCTTCTTCTTGGAGCGGTGGGGCTTCCGGCACTGGCGGAAACCGGGGAAGACCTGAATGCCGAAGCGCAGCGGGCACTCAACGCGTTGTACAGCGCCCACCCGGAAGCGCAGCGATTGGCCAAGGGTGCCCACGCGGTACTGGTGTTTCCCAAAATCATCAAGGCGGGCCTGGTGTTTGGCGGCAGCTACGGTGAAGGCGTGATGACGCGTGAAGGCAAGTTTTACGGATACTACAACTCGGTGTCTGCCTCCTGGGGATGGCAGGCGGGGGCCGAATCCTATGGCTATGTGGTCTTCCTGATGAATGACAAAGCCGTGAATTACCTCGACAAGACCAATGGCTGGGAGATCGGTGTCGGCCCCAGCGTAGTGGTTGTGAACGAAGGAGTGGCCAAGAACATCTCCAGCTCCACCATCAAGGACGATGCCTATGCCTACATCTTTGACCAGCAGGGGCTCATGGCCAGTCTGAGTATCGAAGGTACCAAGATCACCCGGATACAAAAGAAGTAA
- a CDS encoding DMT family transporter: MQTKTLPAAAPASNTAAANEKRGVWLMVAGGALLGTIGVFVQEAAQHPLVTVWFRCAFGALALLAWSAANHTLKDLRLSGKALAVACATGCLMILNWAMFFAAIPRTSIAVATVVFHIQPIWVIVFSAIVLRERVSRAQWIATPVALLGLALTTGLLDSNAPQHAADSAYVTGLLLCMGGSLSYAGVTLLAKSKQAISPFTLAFWQCAVGCVVLAWAPFVFGWPQQVSAWAWLAGLGAIHTGLAYVILFAGMARLTLGQIAVLQFVYPLAAVLFDWGIYGTTLSLVQIAGVTLMGLAVWTIRKPAAKR; this comes from the coding sequence ATGCAAACCAAGACCCTGCCTGCCGCCGCCCCCGCGTCCAACACCGCCGCGGCAAACGAAAAACGGGGCGTGTGGCTGATGGTGGCAGGTGGTGCGCTGCTGGGCACCATCGGTGTCTTCGTGCAGGAAGCGGCACAGCATCCGCTGGTGACGGTGTGGTTTCGCTGCGCTTTTGGTGCACTGGCCCTGCTGGCCTGGAGTGCGGCCAACCACACGCTGAAGGACTTGCGCCTGAGCGGCAAGGCGCTGGCAGTGGCCTGCGCCACCGGCTGCCTGATGATCCTGAACTGGGCCATGTTCTTCGCCGCCATCCCGCGCACCTCCATTGCGGTGGCTACGGTGGTGTTCCACATCCAGCCCATTTGGGTCATCGTCTTCAGCGCCATCGTGCTGCGCGAGCGCGTCTCCAGAGCGCAGTGGATTGCCACGCCCGTAGCCTTGCTCGGACTGGCGTTGACCACTGGCCTGCTGGACAGCAACGCGCCGCAGCACGCAGCTGACAGCGCTTACGTGACGGGTTTGCTGCTCTGCATGGGCGGCTCGCTGAGCTATGCCGGCGTCACCTTGCTGGCCAAGTCCAAACAGGCCATCAGCCCCTTCACCCTGGCCTTCTGGCAATGCGCCGTGGGCTGCGTGGTGCTGGCCTGGGCGCCGTTTGTATTCGGCTGGCCACAGCAGGTCTCTGCCTGGGCCTGGCTGGCCGGCCTGGGCGCCATCCACACCGGCCTTGCCTACGTCATTCTCTTCGCTGGCATGGCCCGCCTCACCCTGGGTCAGATCGCTGTGCTGCAGTTCGTCTACCCCCTGGCCGCCGTGCTGTTCGACTGGGGCATTTACGGCACCACACTGAGTCTGGTGCAGATCGCAGGTGTGACGCTGATGGGTCTGGCCGTGTGGACGATTCGCAAGCCGGCGGCCAAGAGGTAA